A single window of Pseudarthrobacter defluvii DNA harbors:
- a CDS encoding dihydrodipicolinate synthase family protein has product MPQSAAPEKRESLAPGVWGVVATPFQGSTLDVDLDSLSDLVERYQTIGATGLTVLGVFGEAAALTAEERRQVLEIAVECTSLPLVVGVTALATRPAIEEIRAAQEAAGPWLAAVMVQANSPRPDVVAAHLDAIHRATGAKVVLQDYPLASGVTISTDVLITVVKASPSVIAIKAEAPPTSVAIASLSAGTGISVFGGLGGQGLLDELLAGAAGAMTGFSYPEALIACHRAWQREGYAAAAAQLMPYLPLINFEQQAKVALAIRKECLRERGWIKESGVRAPAAGFPENLRGAMSAHLSEAATALQLSSALAPAGSL; this is encoded by the coding sequence ATGCCGCAATCCGCCGCGCCTGAAAAGCGTGAATCCCTAGCCCCCGGAGTGTGGGGCGTTGTTGCCACGCCGTTCCAGGGCAGCACCCTGGACGTGGACCTGGACAGCCTCTCGGACCTCGTGGAGCGCTACCAAACCATCGGCGCCACCGGCCTGACCGTCCTGGGTGTGTTCGGTGAGGCAGCCGCACTCACGGCAGAGGAGCGCCGGCAGGTCCTGGAGATCGCCGTCGAATGCACCAGCCTGCCGCTGGTGGTGGGCGTGACCGCGCTGGCCACCCGGCCGGCCATCGAGGAAATTCGCGCAGCCCAGGAGGCAGCCGGCCCGTGGCTCGCCGCCGTCATGGTGCAGGCCAATTCGCCACGACCGGACGTGGTGGCCGCCCACCTGGACGCCATCCACCGCGCCACCGGAGCCAAGGTGGTGCTGCAGGACTACCCCCTGGCCAGCGGTGTCACCATCTCCACCGATGTGCTCATCACCGTGGTCAAGGCAAGTCCCTCGGTCATTGCCATCAAGGCCGAGGCGCCGCCCACCAGCGTGGCCATCGCATCGCTCAGCGCCGGCACGGGGATTTCGGTGTTCGGCGGGCTCGGGGGCCAGGGCCTGCTGGACGAACTGCTGGCCGGAGCGGCAGGCGCCATGACGGGATTCTCCTACCCCGAAGCCCTCATCGCCTGCCACCGCGCCTGGCAGCGGGAGGGCTACGCGGCTGCGGCCGCCCAGTTGATGCCTTACCTGCCGCTCATCAACTTCGAGCAGCAGGCCAAAGTGGCCTTGGCCATTCGCAAGGAATGCCTGCGGGAACGTGGCTGGATCAAGGAGTCCGGCGTCCGGGCCCCGGCAGCGGGGTTCCCCGAGAACCTGCGGGGCGCCATGTCCGCACACCTCAGCGAAGCCGCCACCGCACTGCAACTGTCCAGTGCCCTTGCCCCCGCCGGGAGCCTCTGA
- a CDS encoding aldehyde dehydrogenase family protein has product MTSTALDPTITAHAHLTAQHLINGQWLGEAETRRMNPARPDELAALSPSGTADDVDAAITAAAAAQLSWAALPAPSRGAILLTAGNLLIERQAAIAEDLVREEGKTLAEAKGEVKRASDVLRFFGSLGWAATGEVLPSGLPDTTITTRREPLGVVALITPWNFPIAIPAWKAAPALITGNTVVIKPAEITPLSATHLARALQDAGLPGGVFNVVHGKGRVVGDALARDPRIAGLSFTGSTKVGLGLQEILNGRRARVQLEMGGKNGVLVLDDADPRKAAQVVAAGAFGLTGQACTATSRVYATPGIRSAFLDALVAEAARYTPGDGLESAMGAVVSQPQFEQDQAAVRGAVERGATLLHGEYDGDPSGALSFPAAVLTDLAFDDPAVTEEIFGPVVAVLEVPDYEAGLAAINDSRYGLTAGICTDSLALATDFSARAQAGVIKVNRPTAGLDLNVPFGGVKDSSTNTFREQGRSALDFFTWGKTVYTGV; this is encoded by the coding sequence ATGACCTCCACCGCTCTCGACCCCACCATCACCGCCCACGCACACCTCACCGCCCAGCACCTCATCAACGGCCAGTGGCTGGGCGAGGCGGAAACCCGTCGGATGAACCCCGCCCGGCCGGACGAGCTGGCAGCGCTGTCGCCCAGCGGCACCGCCGACGACGTGGACGCGGCCATCACCGCCGCCGCCGCAGCCCAGCTCTCCTGGGCCGCACTGCCCGCACCCTCCCGCGGCGCCATCCTCCTCACCGCCGGAAACCTGCTGATCGAACGGCAGGCCGCCATCGCCGAGGACCTGGTCCGTGAGGAAGGCAAAACCCTGGCCGAGGCCAAGGGCGAAGTGAAACGCGCCTCGGACGTGCTGCGCTTCTTCGGCTCACTCGGCTGGGCCGCCACTGGTGAGGTGCTGCCCAGCGGCCTGCCGGACACCACCATCACCACCCGCCGCGAACCGCTGGGCGTCGTCGCCCTGATCACGCCCTGGAACTTTCCCATCGCCATCCCAGCCTGGAAGGCAGCACCGGCCCTGATCACCGGCAACACGGTGGTGATCAAGCCGGCCGAAATCACGCCGCTGTCCGCCACCCACCTGGCCCGCGCCCTGCAGGACGCGGGACTGCCGGGCGGCGTGTTCAACGTGGTCCACGGCAAGGGCCGCGTGGTGGGCGACGCCCTGGCGCGCGATCCGCGCATTGCCGGATTGTCCTTCACCGGGTCCACCAAGGTGGGCCTTGGCCTGCAGGAGATCCTCAACGGCCGGCGCGCCCGCGTGCAGCTGGAAATGGGCGGCAAGAACGGCGTTCTGGTCCTGGATGACGCGGACCCGCGCAAGGCAGCCCAGGTGGTGGCGGCCGGCGCCTTCGGCCTTACCGGCCAGGCTTGCACTGCCACGTCACGCGTCTACGCAACCCCCGGCATCCGGTCAGCGTTCCTGGATGCCCTGGTGGCGGAAGCTGCCAGGTACACGCCCGGTGACGGGCTGGAGTCCGCCATGGGGGCCGTGGTAAGCCAGCCGCAGTTCGAGCAGGACCAGGCAGCGGTGCGCGGCGCCGTCGAGCGCGGTGCAACCCTCCTGCACGGAGAGTACGACGGCGATCCCTCCGGGGCACTATCCTTCCCCGCCGCGGTGCTCACCGACCTGGCCTTCGACGATCCGGCCGTGACAGAAGAAATCTTCGGCCCCGTGGTGGCCGTCCTGGAAGTGCCCGACTATGAGGCAGGCCTGGCCGCCATCAACGACTCCCGGTACGGCCTGACCGCCGGCATCTGCACGGATTCGCTGGCCCTGGCCACCGACTTCTCGGCCCGTGCCCAGGCAGGGGTCATCAAGGTCAACCGGCCCACCGCGGGGCTGGACCTGAACGTGCCGTTCGGCGGCGTGAAGGACTCCTCCACCAACACGTTCCGTGAACAGGGCAGGTCCGCCCTGGATTTCTTCACGTGGGGCAAGACGGTCTACACGGGCGTGTAG
- the fdxA gene encoding ferredoxin — protein MTYVIAQPCVDVKDKACIQECPVDCIYEGERSLYIHPSECVDCGACDPVCPVEAIYYSDDVPDEWADYVRANVEFFSELGSPQGASVLGNLHRDHPVIAAEPVPAR, from the coding sequence ATGACGTACGTGATCGCCCAGCCCTGCGTGGATGTGAAGGACAAGGCCTGCATCCAGGAGTGCCCCGTGGACTGCATCTACGAGGGTGAACGTTCGCTCTACATCCACCCGTCGGAATGCGTGGACTGCGGTGCCTGTGATCCCGTGTGCCCGGTCGAGGCCATTTACTACTCCGACGACGTTCCGGACGAGTGGGCAGACTACGTCCGCGCCAATGTGGAGTTCTTCTCCGAGCTGGGCTCACCGCAGGGCGCGTCTGTCCTCGGAAACCTGCACCGGGACCATCCGGTGATCGCTGCGGAACCCGTGCCAGCGCGGTAG
- a CDS encoding aminopeptidase P family protein has product MTITADNASSIAELERLKVLHIGSKGKLTFSDAEFERRLGGLRKIMAAKDLDAVILTSYHGIKYYSDFLYTTFGRNYALVVTADDSVTVTANIDAGMPWRTSYGENIVYTDWRRDNFYFGLQEALRQRGVKANRIGVEDDFLPGLTREKIAAAFPGAALLDVSQDAMRQRMIKSAEEIEVIKHGARIGDLGGEAIRNAIREGISEYEVALIGTEAMVHEIARTFPDREVRDTWVWFQSGINTDGAHNWATTRKLQQGDILSLNCFPMTSGYYTALERTLFLGQPDERSLELWNINVEVHRRGLELIKPGAVCKDIAAELNEIYISHGLLANRTFGYGHSFGVLSHYYGREAGLELREDIDTVLEPGMVVSMEPMITVADGLPGAGGYREHDILVIGEDNSVENITKFPFGPEHNIIEG; this is encoded by the coding sequence GTGACTATCACCGCTGACAACGCGTCCTCCATTGCCGAACTTGAGCGCCTCAAGGTCCTGCACATCGGTTCCAAGGGCAAGCTCACGTTCTCGGATGCCGAGTTCGAGCGCCGCCTTGGCGGCCTCCGCAAGATCATGGCCGCCAAGGACCTGGACGCAGTCATCCTGACCAGCTACCACGGCATCAAGTACTACTCCGACTTCCTCTACACCACGTTCGGCCGCAACTACGCCCTGGTTGTCACCGCCGACGACTCCGTCACCGTCACCGCCAACATCGACGCCGGCATGCCGTGGCGCACCTCCTACGGCGAGAACATCGTCTACACCGACTGGCGCCGGGACAACTTCTACTTCGGCCTGCAGGAAGCGCTGCGCCAGCGCGGCGTCAAGGCCAACCGCATCGGCGTCGAGGATGACTTCCTCCCCGGCCTGACCCGCGAGAAGATTGCCGCCGCGTTCCCGGGCGCAGCACTCCTGGACGTCTCCCAGGACGCCATGCGCCAGCGCATGATCAAGTCCGCCGAGGAAATTGAGGTCATCAAGCACGGCGCCCGCATCGGCGACCTGGGCGGCGAGGCCATCCGCAACGCCATCCGCGAGGGCATCTCCGAGTACGAGGTCGCCCTGATCGGCACCGAGGCCATGGTGCACGAGATTGCCAGGACCTTCCCTGACCGCGAGGTCCGCGACACCTGGGTGTGGTTCCAGTCCGGCATCAACACCGACGGCGCCCACAACTGGGCCACCACCCGCAAGCTGCAACAGGGCGACATCCTCTCGCTCAACTGCTTCCCCATGACCTCCGGCTACTACACCGCCCTGGAGCGCACCCTCTTCCTGGGCCAGCCGGACGAACGCTCACTGGAGCTGTGGAACATCAACGTGGAGGTGCACCGCCGCGGCCTTGAACTCATCAAGCCCGGCGCCGTCTGCAAGGACATCGCCGCAGAACTCAACGAGATCTACATCAGCCACGGTCTGCTGGCCAACCGCACCTTCGGCTACGGCCACTCCTTCGGCGTCCTCAGCCACTACTACGGCCGCGAAGCCGGCCTTGAGCTGCGCGAGGACATCGACACCGTCCTCGAACCGGGCATGGTGGTCTCCATGGAGCCCATGATCACGGTGGCTGACGGCCTGCCGGGCGCCGGGGGCTACCGCGAGCACGACATCCTGGTGATCGGCGAGGACAACTCGGTGGAGAACATCACCAAGTTCCCGTTCGGTCCCGAGCACAACATCATCGAGGGATAA
- a CDS encoding IclR family transcriptional regulator: MVPTMTPAKISDSNGSGTGTNGGPDAKGASVVVNAIAVLRTFTADEPLLGVTEIANRVGMHKSSVSRILATFEQENLVERDPETKRFRLGLGLIAVAGPLLAEMEERRVAYPVLRQLTEQTGETSALMLWNGDEAICVEQIASHHQIKHTTPLGARYRDAMSASVQVFLSTLPAERVRELLRSGTITFPGLDDAGLAAYEARLQDVARRGWAGNYGESSMDEVGVAAPVRDHRGDVVAAVLIPAPRFRVSKEQFEGLGEACMAAAAKVTTRLGGRAAS; encoded by the coding sequence ATGGTGCCCACCATGACTCCAGCAAAAATTTCCGACAGCAACGGCAGCGGGACCGGCACCAACGGCGGACCGGATGCGAAAGGCGCCTCCGTCGTCGTCAATGCCATCGCCGTCCTGCGCACCTTCACCGCCGATGAGCCGCTGCTGGGCGTCACCGAAATCGCCAACCGGGTGGGGATGCACAAGAGCAGCGTCTCCCGGATCCTGGCCACCTTCGAGCAGGAAAACCTGGTGGAACGCGACCCGGAAACCAAGCGGTTCCGGCTGGGACTGGGGCTTATCGCCGTCGCCGGACCGCTGCTGGCGGAGATGGAGGAACGCCGCGTCGCCTATCCGGTCCTGCGGCAGCTGACCGAGCAAACGGGGGAAACGAGCGCTCTGATGCTGTGGAACGGCGACGAGGCCATTTGTGTGGAGCAGATCGCCAGCCACCACCAGATCAAGCACACCACGCCCCTCGGCGCCCGCTATCGGGACGCCATGAGCGCCTCGGTCCAGGTCTTTCTGTCCACCCTGCCGGCGGAGCGGGTGCGGGAGTTGCTGCGGAGCGGCACCATCACCTTCCCGGGACTGGACGACGCCGGCCTGGCAGCGTACGAGGCCCGGCTCCAGGATGTTGCGCGGCGGGGATGGGCGGGGAACTACGGTGAGTCGTCCATGGACGAGGTGGGCGTGGCTGCGCCCGTCCGTGACCACCGCGGTGATGTGGTGGCCGCCGTCCTGATTCCGGCACCCCGGTTCCGGGTGTCCAAGGAGCAGTTCGAGGGTCTGGGCGAGGCCTGCATGGCCGCCGCCGCGAAGGTGACCACCCGGCTGGGCGGCCGGGCGGCAAGTTAA
- a CDS encoding PucR family transcriptional regulator, whose amino-acid sequence MSVFLGEILAHPALAAANPVLHPAGADADAQPVRWVHSSEVLDIAPLLRGGELLLCGGITLATATPSKREDYVHELAQRGIAALAVETGGALPEIPPEMLQKAEEYGLPVVELRKVVPFVGVMQAINSMLVSESVGHLQQADAATRAMAAELAHGASLDKILGVLAGITGSAVKLTSPWGVTMGSAAPEGWGSGVGADAREVPPKEGAADDGGPGQGAHVGFNGTVDGTVITVDIPVRGVLMGRLEVHVPDVADPALAQVAGERAVDILGLALLQHTPPGLHALAGAELMRAVLNSAPEWRLEQLAPGAGFPTDSPLVVAAIHAAAPQELRGAVENFLSSERIPCAAYLDEAELVVMIGLPCTGTAGVRRQLLESLQGLEGDHDAVIAVGPPAGAVAEAAWSLAEARRALEVRQIRRRNLSARRRSAAARGLVVVDAQDTAVESLSLTCLDASAREAFVNRQLRAVLEHDAQRQSQLLETLQVWLDSGCNTAQSARELHLERQSMHHRLQRIFELCGGDPRGTGRLAALHLAARMAGLP is encoded by the coding sequence GTGTCAGTGTTTCTTGGCGAAATACTCGCCCACCCTGCCCTAGCCGCCGCCAATCCGGTCCTCCATCCCGCGGGCGCGGATGCCGATGCCCAGCCGGTTCGTTGGGTCCATTCCAGCGAGGTGCTGGATATCGCCCCCCTGCTCCGCGGCGGCGAGCTGCTGCTGTGCGGCGGAATCACGCTGGCTACGGCCACGCCCTCCAAGCGCGAGGACTATGTGCACGAACTGGCCCAGCGCGGCATCGCCGCGCTGGCCGTTGAGACCGGCGGCGCGCTGCCTGAAATTCCGCCGGAGATGCTGCAGAAGGCGGAGGAGTACGGTCTGCCCGTCGTTGAGCTGCGCAAGGTGGTGCCCTTTGTGGGCGTCATGCAGGCCATCAACTCCATGCTGGTCAGCGAATCGGTGGGGCACCTGCAGCAGGCCGATGCCGCCACCCGCGCCATGGCTGCCGAGCTGGCCCACGGGGCTTCACTGGACAAGATCCTGGGCGTGCTGGCAGGGATCACCGGTTCCGCGGTGAAGCTCACCTCCCCGTGGGGCGTCACCATGGGCAGCGCGGCGCCGGAGGGCTGGGGCAGCGGGGTGGGTGCGGACGCGCGGGAGGTACCGCCCAAGGAGGGAGCAGCGGACGACGGCGGTCCAGGCCAGGGCGCGCACGTGGGCTTTAACGGGACTGTTGACGGAACAGTCATCACCGTGGACATCCCCGTGCGCGGGGTCCTCATGGGGCGCCTCGAGGTGCACGTGCCGGATGTCGCGGACCCGGCGCTGGCTCAGGTGGCCGGCGAGCGCGCCGTGGACATCCTGGGCCTGGCGCTGCTGCAGCACACGCCTCCGGGACTGCACGCCCTGGCCGGCGCTGAACTGATGCGCGCTGTGCTGAATTCCGCTCCCGAGTGGCGACTTGAGCAGCTCGCCCCCGGCGCCGGCTTCCCCACGGACTCACCCCTTGTCGTGGCGGCCATCCATGCGGCGGCCCCACAGGAGCTGCGGGGCGCCGTCGAAAACTTCCTGAGCTCGGAACGGATCCCCTGCGCCGCCTATCTTGACGAGGCCGAACTGGTGGTGATGATCGGCCTGCCGTGCACCGGGACTGCCGGCGTGCGTCGGCAGCTCCTGGAATCCCTGCAGGGGCTGGAAGGTGACCATGATGCCGTGATCGCCGTGGGGCCGCCGGCAGGTGCGGTGGCGGAGGCGGCCTGGTCACTGGCGGAGGCCCGCCGCGCCCTTGAGGTCCGCCAGATCCGGCGCCGGAATCTGTCGGCGCGCAGGCGGTCAGCGGCAGCCCGCGGCCTGGTGGTGGTTGATGCCCAGGACACCGCCGTGGAGAGCCTCTCACTGACCTGCCTCGACGCCTCCGCCCGTGAGGCGTTCGTCAACCGGCAGTTGCGGGCGGTTCTGGAACATGATGCGCAGCGTCAGTCACAGCTGCTGGAGACCCTGCAGGTGTGGCTGGACTCCGGCTGCAACACCGCCCAGTCGGCACGCGAACTGCACCTGGAGCGGCAGTCGATGCACCACCGGCTGCAGCGGATTTTCGAGCTGTGCGGCGGAGATCCGCGGGGCACGGGGCGGCTGGCGGCGCTCCACCTGGCGGCCAGGATGGCAGGGCTGCCGTAA
- a CDS encoding purine-cytosine permease family protein → MQEKLSTATHGQPDQATQDHSAVDHEAWLQPIPESARTRKVSGQFWIWAGANLAPINWVLGALGIQLGLGLADTITVLVLGNLIGMLLFGCFVLLGQKTGATGMVLARAAFGRRGNYLPAAIQALLVIGWCAVNTWIILDLVMALFGTLGWVDPEAPNYAWKIGVATFIMALQVAIAWFGYKAIAAFEKWTVPPTILILAVMSAVAWFGMDINWGYAGPAGAVLEGSERIAAMSAVMTAIGIGWGITWFTYAADYSRFVSTSVPKKKVYLASVLGQFIPVVWLGVLGASLATNSGEIDPGKLIVMNFGAMALPVLLMVLHGPIATNILNIYTFSVATQALDISISRRKLNLFVGVFSLAAVVFFIFQEDFAAVLDAWLIGLVAWVAAWGGIMLVHYFWLDKRWPGEPERLFDGVGTKRLPVVNFAGVISLVAGIFATWLFMYGLIPIMQGPIAVALGGWDLSWLAGGLTSAGVYAILGPRQHIRYLALEPRATQKVDATPGATAPEAGSSESTPALPAL, encoded by the coding sequence ATGCAAGAAAAGCTTTCAACAGCCACGCACGGCCAACCTGACCAGGCCACACAGGACCACAGCGCCGTGGACCATGAAGCCTGGCTGCAGCCCATCCCCGAATCAGCACGCACACGCAAGGTATCCGGCCAGTTCTGGATCTGGGCGGGCGCCAACCTGGCACCCATCAACTGGGTGCTGGGGGCACTCGGTATCCAGCTGGGACTCGGACTCGCGGACACCATTACCGTCCTGGTGCTGGGCAACCTGATCGGCATGCTGCTCTTTGGCTGCTTCGTCCTCCTGGGCCAGAAGACCGGAGCCACCGGCATGGTCCTGGCCCGGGCCGCATTCGGACGGCGCGGCAACTACCTGCCGGCCGCCATCCAGGCCCTGCTGGTCATCGGCTGGTGCGCGGTGAACACTTGGATCATCCTGGACCTGGTCATGGCGCTCTTCGGAACCCTTGGCTGGGTTGACCCGGAAGCCCCCAACTACGCCTGGAAGATCGGCGTTGCCACCTTCATCATGGCCCTCCAGGTTGCCATTGCCTGGTTCGGCTACAAGGCCATCGCCGCCTTCGAGAAATGGACCGTGCCGCCCACCATCCTCATCCTGGCCGTCATGTCCGCGGTGGCATGGTTCGGCATGGACATCAACTGGGGCTACGCCGGACCGGCCGGCGCCGTCCTGGAAGGTTCCGAGCGGATCGCCGCCATGAGCGCGGTCATGACCGCCATCGGCATCGGCTGGGGCATCACCTGGTTCACCTACGCAGCGGACTACTCCCGGTTCGTCAGCACCAGCGTTCCCAAGAAGAAGGTCTACCTTGCCTCAGTCCTGGGCCAGTTCATCCCCGTGGTGTGGCTCGGCGTCCTGGGCGCCAGCCTGGCCACCAACAGCGGCGAGATCGATCCCGGCAAGCTCATCGTCATGAACTTCGGCGCCATGGCGCTGCCCGTGCTGCTGATGGTCCTCCATGGCCCCATCGCCACCAACATCCTGAACATCTACACGTTCTCGGTGGCCACCCAGGCCCTGGACATCTCCATCAGCCGCCGCAAGCTCAACCTGTTCGTCGGCGTCTTCTCGCTCGCCGCCGTCGTCTTCTTCATCTTCCAGGAGGACTTCGCAGCGGTCCTCGACGCCTGGCTGATCGGCCTGGTGGCATGGGTGGCCGCCTGGGGCGGCATCATGCTGGTGCACTACTTCTGGCTGGACAAGCGCTGGCCCGGTGAGCCGGAGCGCCTGTTCGACGGCGTGGGCACCAAGCGGCTGCCGGTGGTCAACTTTGCCGGCGTCATCTCCCTCGTGGCCGGGATCTTCGCAACGTGGCTGTTCATGTACGGCCTGATCCCCATCATGCAGGGCCCCATCGCCGTGGCCCTGGGCGGCTGGGACCTGTCCTGGCTGGCCGGCGGCCTGACCAGCGCCGGGGTGTACGCCATCCTCGGCCCGCGGCAGCACATCCGCTACCTCGCACTTGAGCCGCGCGCCACGCAGAAGGTGGACGCCACCCCTGGCGCGACCGCTCCGGAAGCAGGGAGCTCGGAGAGCACGCCCGCCCTTCCCGCCCTCTAA
- a CDS encoding polysaccharide deacetylase family protein → MNKPAIADALHPITWPEGFKAAASFTFDVDAESCTIAHDPTSTRRMSLMSHQSYGPKIAVPRLLAILARQDIQATFFIPGFTAESYPDVVRQIVDGGHEVAHHGYLHEPMQGINAATEASYIDRGLEALAKVAGVRPVGYRAPWWELNWHSPGLLADRGFLYDSSLLDGDAPYRFAVAADDPRDIVEIPVDWTLDDWEQYAFYPGVTGSGVIESPAKVLEMWTLEAEAHHSQGSCFVLTNHPFISGRPSKAVALEQLMERVKSMDGMWVTTMENIARHTKATVGEVHTHARIDVPVFPGAGAQFKPAVVRQGVLA, encoded by the coding sequence GTGAACAAGCCCGCCATCGCGGACGCCCTGCACCCCATCACCTGGCCCGAGGGCTTCAAGGCCGCAGCGTCCTTCACCTTCGACGTGGACGCCGAGTCCTGCACCATCGCCCACGATCCCACCAGCACCCGGCGCATGTCGCTGATGAGCCACCAGTCCTACGGCCCCAAGATCGCGGTGCCCCGGCTGCTGGCCATCCTGGCCCGCCAGGACATCCAGGCCACCTTTTTCATCCCCGGCTTCACAGCCGAGTCCTACCCGGATGTGGTCCGGCAGATCGTGGACGGCGGGCACGAGGTGGCCCACCACGGCTACCTTCACGAACCCATGCAGGGCATCAACGCCGCCACCGAGGCCAGCTACATTGACCGCGGCCTCGAGGCCCTGGCCAAGGTGGCAGGGGTCCGGCCCGTGGGTTACCGCGCACCGTGGTGGGAACTGAACTGGCACTCCCCGGGCCTGCTGGCGGACCGCGGCTTCCTCTACGATTCGAGCCTGCTCGACGGCGATGCCCCCTACCGCTTCGCCGTCGCCGCCGATGATCCCCGGGACATCGTGGAGATCCCCGTGGACTGGACCCTGGACGACTGGGAGCAGTACGCCTTCTACCCCGGCGTTACGGGCAGCGGCGTGATCGAGAGCCCGGCCAAGGTCCTGGAAATGTGGACGCTTGAAGCCGAAGCCCACCACTCCCAGGGCAGCTGCTTCGTCCTGACCAACCACCCGTTCATCTCCGGCCGGCCCTCCAAGGCCGTGGCCCTGGAGCAGCTGATGGAACGGGTGAAGTCGATGGATGGCATGTGGGTGACCACCATGGAGAACATTGCCCGGCACACCAAGGCCACGGTCGGCGAGGTCCACACCCACGCGCGGATTGACGTGCCGGTATTCCCGGGCGCGGGTGCACAGTTCAAGCCGGCCGTGGTGCGGCAGGGGGTGCTGGCCTAA
- a CDS encoding amidohydrolase produces MDVTDSGMEQELAWQIPLYERLHANPELGLAEHATSAAAADLLSGWGFDVRHFGGTGVVGVLANGAGPCVLARADMDALPVTEATGASYASAVPGVMHACAHDMHVVALLGAAKYLAEHRGAWQGTYVALFQPAEETAAGSQAMLDDGLAAGIPRPDVALAQHVMPTEAGTIGTTPGPVLSAGDSVRITIHGRGAHGSMPHKSVDPVVLAASIVLRLQTVVSRETIPGEFAVLTVGSVSAGATANIIPDRAELLLNLRTYSMATRAAMIAAIERIVRGECAAAGSPQDPEFEYYDQYPLTSNDPEANARVTAAFTRTFGADAVYRTAPQTASEDFSRIPDAFGIPYVYWVVGSVPPETYRRAVANDTLDADIPANHSPSFLPAVDPTLRVASQAQAVAAFAYLAAETG; encoded by the coding sequence ATGGATGTCACAGACAGCGGTATGGAGCAGGAACTTGCCTGGCAAATACCGCTCTACGAGCGGCTCCACGCGAATCCTGAGCTCGGGCTCGCTGAGCACGCAACGTCCGCCGCGGCAGCGGACCTTCTGTCCGGCTGGGGCTTTGACGTCCGGCACTTTGGCGGTACCGGCGTCGTGGGCGTTCTTGCCAACGGCGCCGGTCCCTGCGTCCTGGCCCGGGCGGACATGGACGCGCTGCCGGTCACCGAGGCCACAGGCGCCAGCTACGCCTCCGCCGTCCCAGGGGTGATGCACGCGTGCGCGCATGACATGCACGTCGTGGCGCTCCTCGGCGCGGCGAAATACCTCGCCGAACACCGGGGCGCCTGGCAGGGCACCTACGTTGCCTTGTTCCAGCCGGCGGAAGAGACGGCGGCGGGCTCGCAGGCAATGCTCGACGACGGCCTGGCCGCAGGGATCCCGCGGCCGGACGTCGCGCTGGCCCAGCACGTCATGCCCACCGAGGCTGGAACGATCGGCACCACCCCGGGTCCGGTGCTCTCGGCCGGCGACTCTGTGCGGATTACTATCCACGGCCGCGGCGCCCACGGCTCCATGCCGCACAAGTCCGTGGATCCGGTGGTGCTCGCCGCCTCGATCGTCCTCCGCCTGCAGACTGTGGTGTCCCGCGAAACGATTCCAGGGGAGTTCGCAGTGCTGACTGTTGGCTCGGTGAGCGCCGGAGCCACGGCCAACATCATCCCGGACCGGGCGGAACTGTTGCTCAACCTGCGGACCTACAGCATGGCGACCCGCGCCGCCATGATCGCCGCCATCGAGCGGATCGTGCGAGGCGAGTGCGCAGCTGCGGGCTCCCCGCAGGATCCGGAGTTCGAGTACTACGACCAGTACCCGTTGACCAGCAACGATCCCGAGGCCAATGCCAGGGTCACGGCGGCTTTCACCCGGACGTTCGGGGCGGACGCCGTCTACCGCACCGCCCCGCAGACGGCGTCCGAGGACTTCAGCCGCATCCCTGACGCTTTCGGCATCCCGTACGTCTACTGGGTGGTCGGCTCCGTGCCCCCGGAAACCTACCGGCGGGCCGTGGCGAACGACACGCTGGACGCCGACATCCCTGCCAACCACTCGCCGTCGTTCCTGCCCGCCGTCGACCCCACCCTCCGCGTGGCTTCCCAGGCGCAGGCCGTGGCGGCGTTTGCTTACCTCGCAGCCGAAACCGGCTAG